Proteins from a single region of Seriola aureovittata isolate HTS-2021-v1 ecotype China chromosome 9, ASM2101889v1, whole genome shotgun sequence:
- the fam3a gene encoding protein FAM3A: MRLTGPLRVVAVLLLVGLTWLLANTLFGGESGTSVRHFFSGASEEPTPAETRPRRYKCGLSAPCPPKHLAFRLVSGAANVIGPKICLEDKMLVSSVKNNVGRGLNIALVNGVTGELLDTKTFDMWAGDVSDLLKFLRPLHEGTLVFVASFDDPATKLNDESRRLFEELGSTAVKELAFRDSWVFVGAKGIENKSPFEQRMKNSKSSNKYEGWPESLEMDGCIPLRPPLEG; the protein is encoded by the exons ATGAGGCTAACAG GCCCCCTGAGAGTTgtggctgtgctgctgttggtggGGCTCACCTGGCTGCTGGCtaacactttatttggaggGGAGAGTGGTACATCTGTGCGGCATTTCTTCAGCG gtgCAAGTGAGGAACCAACACCTG CTGAAACCCGTCCTCGAAGGTATAAATGTGGACTTTCAGCCCCCTGTCCCCCAAAACATTTGGCTTTCCGCCTGGTGTCTGGTGCTGCCAACGTCATCGGCCCCAAAATCTGCCTCGAGGACAAGAT GTTGGTGAGCAGTGTGAAGAACAACGTTGGCAGAGGATTAAACATAGCTTTGGTGAATG GGGTAACAGGAGAGCTATTGGACACAAAGACATTTGATATGTGGGCGGGAG ATGTTTCTGACCTGTTGAAGTTTCTGCGGCCGCTCCATGAAGGAACGCTCGTGTTCGTGGCTTCCTTTGACGATCCAGCTACAAA GCTGAACGACGAGTCTCGACGACTGTTTGAGGAGCTTGGGAGCACGGCAGTGAAGGAGCTGGCCTTCAGAGACAGCTGGGTGTTTGTTGGGGCCAAAGGCATCGAGAATAAGAGTCCTTTTGAGCAG CGTATGAAAAACAGTAAGAGCAGCAACAAGTATGAAGGTTGGCCCGAGTCTCTGGAAATGGATGGCTGTATTCCCCTTCGTCCACCCCTGGAGGGATAA